The following coding sequences lie in one Spinacia oleracea cultivar Varoflay chromosome 1, BTI_SOV_V1, whole genome shotgun sequence genomic window:
- the LOC130465632 gene encoding uncharacterized protein, giving the protein MSSKSIYACLLRENNEDHCDYSSSKFYKLLWHSCLLPKWKIFVWKLINKALPLRPRMIRRGIMVDDKCPFCCKDVETEDHLFRDCEIVQRVWCASSLGIKINGAAHIRCGDWVKNFLAYLWKGNKDGRHDDIEFAAVLWAIWVTRNNLVFRGGEVDPTGVMWIIENQKSMAWAAIDGIKKGIRNGGDVAQEGSSSKTDGVLIKESINDCNIHMQVDGAWKKVRRKFDPEAAIGWVIERNGSVIAEDASPIRCNSALKAEVLALLDGIQQAKNRGWWDLHIMTDSAILVAALRSFPNSPFEIAAECADIIRISLGMRNVYIKKCSRNRVRRAHYLATMARKNGS; this is encoded by the coding sequence ATGTCATCAAAATCAATCTATGCATGCTTGTTGAGGGAAAATAATGAAGATCATTGTGATTATTCCAGCTCGAAATTTTATAAGTTACTGTGGCATAGTTGTCTGCTACCCAAATGGAAGATTTTTGTGTGGAAGTTGATTAACAAGGCTCTTCCATTGCGCCCTAGAATGATTAGAAGAGGCATAATGGTGGATGATAAGTGCCCTTTTTGTTGTAAAGATGTAGAAACAGAAGACCATTTGTTTCGAGATTGTGAGATAGTACAAAGAGTTTGGTGCGCCAGCAGCTTGGGAATCAAGATAAATGGAGCTGCCCATATTAGATGTGGGGATTGGGTGAAGAATTTCTTGGCATACTTGTGGAAAGGTAATAAGGATGGAAGGCATGACGACATAGAGTTTGCGGCGGTCTTATGGGCAATTTGGGTGACCCGAAATAATTTAGTCTTTAGAGGTGGTGAAGTAGACCCAACAGGTGTTATGTGGATaattgaaaaccaaaaaagtaTGGCATGGGCAGCCATAGACGGAATCAAGAAAGGCATACGCAATGGAGGAGATGTTGCGCAGGAGGGCTCCAGTTCAAAGACAGATGGTGTTTTGATTAAAGAGAGTATCAACGATTGCAACATTCATATGCAAGTGGATGGAGCATGGAAAAAGGTGCGTAGAAAATTCGACCCTGAGGCAGCTATTGGTTGGGTGATAGAACGAAATGGATCTGTTATAGCAGAAGACGCTTCCCCTATTAGATGTAATAGCGCTCTGAAGGCGGAAGTTCTTGCTTTGCTTGATGGGATTCAGCAAGCTAAAAACCGAGGGTGGTGGGATCTGCATATTATGACAGATAGTGCAATACTGGTAGCGGCCTTACGTAGTTTTCCAAACAGTCCTTTTGAGATTGCGGCTGAATGTGCTGATATTATTAGAATATCTCTAGGAATGAGAAATGTCTATATTAAGAAGTGTAGTAGGAATAGGGTTAGAAGGGCTCATTATCTTGCAACTATGGCAAGGAAAAATGGGTCTTAG